One genomic region from Panthera tigris isolate Pti1 chromosome D1, P.tigris_Pti1_mat1.1, whole genome shotgun sequence encodes:
- the LOC102957708 gene encoding olfactory receptor 8K3-like, giving the protein METHNLTMLNEFILMGITDRPELQAPLFGLFLIIYMISVVGNLGMIILTQVDSRLQTPMYFFLRHLALTDLGYSTTVGPKMLVNFVVDQNTISYYFCAIQLAFFLVFIVSELFILTAMSYDRYVAICHPLRYPVIMSQRVCQVLVAILYLYSTFVSLIVTMKIFSSSFCGYNVISHFYCDSLPLISLLCSNTHETEMIILILAGFDLISSLLIVIVSYLLILVAIVRMNSAEGRHKAFSTCGSHLTVATVFYGTLIFMYVQPESSHSFDTDKVASIFYTLVIPMLNPLIYSLRNKDVKYAGQRMWKKICNSFFLKCTV; this is encoded by the coding sequence ATGGAAACACATAATCTAACAATGCTCAATGAATTCATTCTCATGGGAATCACAGACCGTCCTGAGCTGCAGGCTCCATTATTTGGGCTCTTCCTCATCATCTATATGATCTCAGTGGTGGGCAACCTGGGCATGATCATCCTCACCCAGGTGGACTCCAGGCTACAAacacccatgtacttcttcctcagaCACCTGGCTCTCACTGATCTGGGTTATTCAACAACTGTAGGGCCCAAAATGCTAGTCAATTTTGTTGTGGATCAAAATACAATCTCCTATTATTTTTGTGCTATACAGCTCGCTTTCTTTCTTGTGTTCATTGTTAGTGAACTTTTTATTCTAACAGCAATGtcctatgaccgctatgtggccatctgtcaccCTCTGCGCTACCCAGTCATCATGTCACAAAGGGTGTGTCAGGTGCTGGTGGCCATCCTCTATCTCTACAGCACATTTGTGTCTCTTATAGTCACCATGAAGATTTTTAGCTCATCCTTCTGTGGCTACAATGTCATTAGTCACTTCTACTGTGACAGTCTCCCCTTGATATCTTTGCTTTGCTCAAATACACATGAAACTGAAATGATTATTCTGATTTTGGCcggttttgatttgatttcatcCCTTTTGATAGTTATTGTGTCTTACCTCCTGATCCTTGTAGCCATCGTCAGGATGAACTCAGCTGAGGGTAGACACaaggccttctccacctgtggGTCCCACCTGACAGTGGCCACAGTGTTCTATGGGACTCTGATATTTATGTATGTGCAACCTGAGTCCAGTCATTCCTTTGACACTGATAAAGTGGCGTCCATATTTTACACCCTTGTTATCCCCATGTTGAATCCCTTGATCTATAGCTTGAGGAACAAGGATGTAAAATATGCAGGacaaaggatgtggaaaaaaatatgtaattcttttttcttaaaatgcactGTCTAA
- the LOC102957992 gene encoding LOW QUALITY PROTEIN: olfactory receptor 1052 (The sequence of the model RefSeq protein was modified relative to this genomic sequence to represent the inferred CDS: inserted 1 base in 1 codon; substituted 1 base at 1 genomic stop codon), translating into MAEENFTAVTEFILLGLTDNADLKIMLFVLFLVIYAITLAGNLGMIFLIQITPKLHTPMYFFLSWLSFIDACYSSVIAPXMLINFLVVRETISFSACIVQHLLFGVFITTEGFLLSLMAYDRYVAIANPLLYSVVMSKRKCVGLVTGSLVGGMLNSLIHTISLGRLSFCGSNVVSHFFCDVPPLLKLSCSDTSKNELLLLTFSGVIAMATFLIVVISYIFIFITILRISSAAGRQKAFPTCASHLTSVTIFYGTLSFSYIQPSSQYSVEQEKVVSVFXTLVIPMLNPLIYSLRNKEVKDAVKRAIETKHFPC; encoded by the exons ATGGCCGAAGAAAATTTCACAGCTGTTACTGAATTTATTCTTTTGGGATTGACAGATAATGCTGACCTGAAAATCATGCTTTTTGTGTTGTTCTTGGTGATTTATGCAATTACCTTGGCAGGGAATCTGGGCATGATTTTCTTAATCCAAATCACTCCCAAGCTCCACAcacccatgtactttttcctaaGCTGGCTTTCATTTATAGATGCCTGCTATTCATCTGTTATTGCAC AAATGCTGATCAACTTCTTGGTTGTGAGGGAAACAATCTCATTCTCTGCCTGCATAGTGCAGCATTTGCTTTTTGGGGTGTTTATCACCACGGAAGGCTTCTTGCTGTCAttgatggcctatgaccgctatgtggccattGCCAACCCTTTGCTTTACAGTGTAGTCATGTCTAAAAGGAAGTGTGTAGGGCTGGTCACTGGGTCATTAGTAGGTGGAATGCTCAACTCATTGATACACACAATAAGCTTGGGAAGACTGTCCTTTTGTGGGTCCAATGTTGTCAGCCACTTCTTCTGTGATGTTCCCCCACTGCTAAAGCTGTCGTGTTCTGATACATCCAAGAATGAGTTGCTGCTCTTAACTTTTTCTGGAGTCATTGCCATGGCTACTTTTTTGATTGTGGTCAtttcctacattttcatttttatcactatCCTGAGGATCAGTTCAGCAGCAGGTAGACAGAAAGCCTTCCCCACCTGTGCCTCTCACCTGACTTCTGTGACCATATTCTATGGTACCTTAAGCTTTAGTTACATTCAGCCAAGTTCCCAGTATTCTGTGGAGCAGGAGAAGGTGGTTTCTGTGTTCTAAACACTAGTGATTCCCATGTTAAACCCACTTATTTACAGTCTGAGAAACAAAGAGGTAAAGGATGCTGTGAAAAGGGCCATAGAGACGAAACATTTCCCCTGTTAA
- the LOC102958274 gene encoding olfactory receptor 8K5, which produces MGQQNLTSLTEFILMGVTRQPELQVPLFGVFLIIYTVTVVGNLGMIILTQVDSRLHTPMYFFIKHLAFIDLGNSTVICPKMLVNFVVDQNAISYYACATQLAFFLMFIISEFFILSAMAYDRYLAICNPLLYNVIMSQRLCHMLVGIPYLYSTFQALMFTIKIFTLTFCGSNVISHFYCDDVALLLMLCSNAQEIELLIILFSAFNLISSLLVVLVSYILILISIFQMHSAEGRKKAFSTCGSHLTVVIVFYGSLLFMYMQPKSAHSFDTDKMASVFYTLVIPMLNPLIYSLRNKEVKIAFHRVFKNQHKLCI; this is translated from the coding sequence ATGGGCCAACAGAATCTAACATCACTGACGGAGTTCATTCTGATGGGAGTCACAAGGCAGCCTGAGCTACAGGTTCCCCTTTTTGGGGTCTTCCTCATCATCTATACAGTCACAGTGGTGGGCAACCTGGGCATGATCATCTTGACCCAGGTTGACTCCCGCCTACATAcacctatgtatttttttatcaaaCATCTGGCTTTCATTGATCTTGGTAATTCTACTGTCATTTGTCCCAAGATGCTGGTAAATTTTGTTGTGGATCAAAATGCCATTTCTTATTATGCATGTGCCACACAGTTGGCtttcttccttatgttcatcATTAGTGAATTTTTCATCTTGTCggccatggcctatgaccgctatttGGCCATCTGTAACCCTCTGCTCTACAATGTCATTATGTCGCAGAGACTTTGTCACATGCTAGTGGGCATTCCATACCTCTACAGTACCTTTCAGGCTCTAATGTtcactattaaaatttttacattgacCTTCTGTGGTTCTAATGTCATCAGTCATTTCTACTGTGATGATGTTGCCTTGTTACTTATGCTCTGCTCAAATGCACAAGAAATAGAATTGTTGATCATACTATTTTCAGCATTTAATTTGATCTCTTCCCTGCTGGTAGTCCTCGTGTCTTACATACTAATTCTGATATCCATATTTCAAATGCATTCTGCAGAGGGTAGGAAAAAAGCTTTCTCCACGTGTGGGTCTCATTTGACAGTGGTGATTGTGTTCTATGGATCTCTACTATTTATGTACATGCAGCCCAAATCTGCCCACTCCTTTGATACTGATAAAATGGCTTCTGTGTTTTACACATTAGTGATCCCCATGCTAAACCCCTTGATCTACAGCTTaagaaacaaagaggtaaaaattgCCTTCCACAGGGTCTTTAAGAATCAGCACAAACTTTGTATCTAA